One Takifugu rubripes chromosome 2, fTakRub1.2, whole genome shotgun sequence genomic region harbors:
- the LOC115247546 gene encoding uncharacterized protein, which produces MCRKELELSFSQRIREVEARFSGDQDSVEKRFQADVLRLEQHYQTELEALSQSHTEQKLLLDAEIQEALQKAEEQGRTMEREREQLDQQWREEMRQQESQHEKKMEELAMKNQQLQTELDELSSVAQTAELELSRQLNELHNRLQENLETRDEFLAQSERKAEEAERLLQQTLEEKEELLRSHTELEARNTEMLSVSEKQTQERIELVSECDGLKMKIEELEVLLQQAAVDFYHETKELQEHLSTLEKGLRRDPENARKGLLVHQGLAEKALEEEAAVDMCFEGPQNSSYPLEQNVQIMAPASCAGEDDDLASKHHGNLEVKRDGWIYETDVLAGSKQEVDGESSPECCSAQSTSCKGLDLDSSGPDENNFSVDSNSEAFFPRPLCETVVALRASEASDAGTGKTEKTLDLESCEAKNKPQDVPVLPGVNVSQDEERNQAIEDEPFMPEEVSDPDVPSPPDVQVSHDKQEVEPAAHLTFEQPSANINEERSHGDLETADEGADCPLLRLQVMCDVATEENILLLKKISLLQQKTQILEKLLYHNSEKIKTGNQVLEENYSLKVKILLLMERVKELELKASEAAALQGRYEDCLCENARLKYRNGELEKSVQRFERGVSRWEGFPNHSKVSLLDEIGTLREDNRKFSELLGELELQREILSAIPAVETIVDRPGPTDVEGQGATELQGCCAELEKENIGLREAIWALQDESQTLHESTQAQR; this is translated from the coding sequence ATGTGCAGGAAGGAACTCGAGTTGAGCTTCTCACAAAGAATCCGAGAAGTGGAGGCTCGTTTCTCAGGTGATCAGGATTCTGTCGAGAAGCGGTTTCAGGCCGATGTTTTGAGACTTGAGCAGCACTACCAGACTGAGCTTGAGGCCCTTTCTCAAAGCCACACAGAGCAGAAGCTCCTCTTGGATGCAGAGATACAGGAGGCACttcagaaagcagaagaacaaggAAGAACGAtggagcgagagcgagagcagCTGGATCAGCAGTGGCGGGAGGAGATGCGTCAGCAGGAAAGCCAGCAtgagaagaaaatggaagaacTTGCCATGAAGAACCAGCAACTGCAAACTGAGCTGGATGAGCTGAGCAGCGTGGCTCAGACTGCAGAGTTAGAACTGAGCAGGCAGCTGAACGAGCTTCACAACAGGCTTCAAGAGAACCTGGAAACCAGGGACGAGTTTCTCGCTCAGTCTGAGAGGAAGGCGGAGGAGGCCGAGCGCCTGCTACAACAAACCCtcgaggagaaggaggaactCCTGAGGAGCCACACAGAACTTGAAGCTAGAAATACTGAGATGCTTTCTGTTTCTGAGAAGCAGACTCAGGAGAGGATTGAGCTGGTTAGCGAGTGCGATGGTCTAAAGATGAAGATTGAAGAGCTGGAGGTGCTCCTTCAGCAGGCGGCGGTGGACTTTTACCATGAGACGAAAGAACTGCAAGAACACCTATCCACACTGGAGAAGGGTTTAAGAAGGGATCCAGAAAACGCCAGAAAAGGACTTCTTGTCCATCAGGGTTTGGCTGAAAAGGCTCtagaagaagaagctgctgttGACATGTGTTTTGAGGGCCCTCAGAATTCCTCATACCCTCTGGAGCAAAATGTTCAGATTATGGCACCAGCTTCATGTGCTGGAGAAGATGATGATTTAGCCAGTAAGCACCATGGAAATTTAGAAGTAAAAAGGGATGGTTGGATTTATGAGACTGACGTGTTGGCTGgaagtaaacaggaagttgatggAGAATCTTCTCCAGAATGTTGCTCTGCACAATCAACATCCTGTAAAGGCCTGGACCTGGATTCCTCTGGcccagatgaaaacaacttcAGTGTAGACTCCAACAGTGAAGCCTTTTTCCCACGGCCGCTGTGTGAGACGGTCGTGGCGCTCCGGGCGTCGGAGGCTTCGGATGCCGGCACAGGGAAAACGGAGAAAACCTTGGATCTTGAGTCATGTGAGGCGAAAAACAAACCTCAAGACGTTCCAGTTTTGCCCGGTGTTAACGTTTCCCAAGATGAAGAGAGAAATCAAGCGATTGAAGACGAGCCCTTCATGCCGGAGGAGGTGAGTGACCCCGATGTGCCATCTCCTCCTGATGTTCAGGTTTCCCacgacaaacaggaagtggaacctgCGGCACATTTGACTTTTGAACAACCGAGCGCTAATATTAATGAAGAACGCTCACATGGCGACCTGGAGACGGCTGATGAGGGTGCCGATTGTCCTCTGCTCAGACTTCAGGTCATGTGTGATGTGGCCACAGAGGAGAACATCCTCCTGCTCAAGAAGATTTCTCTGCTTCAGCAAAAGACCCAAATATTAGAAAAGCTTCTGTATCATAACAGTGAGAAGATCAAAACAGGAAACCAAGTGTTGGAGGAGAACTACAGCCTCAAAGTTAAAATCCTGCTTCTGATGGAACGTGtcaaagagctggagctgaaggccTCGGAGGCCGCAGCTCTTCAGGGCAGATATGAGGACTGTCTGTGTGAAAACGCCAGGCTGAAGTACCGAAACGGCGAGCTTGAAAAGAGTGTCCAGAGGTTTGAAAGAGGGGTGAGTAGATGGGAGGGGTTCCCAAACCATTCCAAAGTGTCGCTGCTGGATGAAATTGGCACGTTGAGGGAAGACAACAGGAAGTTCTCTGAGTTACTGGGTgaactggagctgcagagggagattCTCTCTGCTATCCCAGCAGTGGAAACCATCGTGGATCGGCCCGGGCCCACGGACGTTGAAGGTCAGGGGGCGACTgagctgcagggctgctgtGCAGAGTTGGAGAAGGAGAACATCGGCCTTCGCGAAGCGATCTGGGCGCTGCAGGACGAGTCTCAGACGTTACACGAGAGCACGCAGGCTCAAAGGTAA
- the LOC101079647 gene encoding lysophosphatidylserine lipase ABHD12, which translates to MRRALLYVITVYASAPVVLYLFPWILGHIVFSHLLRFPFFVDLSRPELVLNHTCNFYLNTDEGVSVGVWHTLPASQWEEAAGKRPEWYRETLKDGNPVIIYLHGNLGTRAIHHRVELVKILSAAGYHVLSLDYRGFGDSTGEPSEAGLTSDALYLYHWVKVHSRGGLVCLWGHSLGTGVATNTAVKLQEQGSVADALILEAPYTRMRDVVDSHVIAKMYLFVPGIQNLLWDILDRNNIEFANDENLKTVTSPLLILHAEDDNIVPHHMGLKLYQISLQARKKTETDAQVEMISYSTRRGFSHNDIYLDPNLSDAVGSFLQKLRR; encoded by the exons ATGAGGAGAGCTCTGCTGTATGTGATCACTGTTTACGCCTCAGCGCCTGTCGTTCTCTACCTGTTCCCCTGGATACTGGGACACATCGTATTCTCTCACCTTT TGAGGTTTCCATTCTTCGTGGATCTCAGCAGGCCAGAGCTTGTGCTGAACCACACATGCAACTTCTACCTGAACACGGACGAGGGCGTCTCGGTCGGAGTGTG GCATACGCTCCCCGCCAGCCAATGGGAGGAGGCCGCCGGGAAAAGACCTGAGTGGTATCGGGAGACGCTGAAAGACGGCAATCCTGTTATTATCTATCTCCACGGCAACCTAGGGACCAG GGCAATACACCACCGAGTGGAACTTGTGAAG ATTTTAAGTGCTGCAGGATATCACGTCTTATCTCTGGACTACAGAG GGTTTGGAGACTCAACCGGGGAGCCCAGCGAGGCCGGGCTCACCAGCGACGCCCTCTACCTGTACCACTGGGTAAAGGTGCACAGCAGGGGAGGGCTCGTCTGTCTGTGGGGGCACTCGCTTGGCACCGG gGTGGCAACAAACACTGCAGTGAAACTTCAAGAGCAAG GGTCTGTCGCTGATGCATTAATCCTTGAAGCTCCTTATACAAGAATGAGAGATGTCGTGGACAGCCATGTGATCGCCAAG ATGTATCTGTTCGTTCCAGGAATTCAGAACTTGCTTTGGGACATACTGGATAGGAACAACATTGAATTTGCTAATGATGAAAA TTTAAAGACTGTGACCAGTCCGCTCCTTATTCTGCACGCCGAGGACGACAACATTGTCCCTCATCACATGGGCTTGAAG CTGTACCAAATATCACTTCAGGCCAGGAAAAAAACTGAGACAGATGCCCAGGTTGAAATGATCTCCTACAGCACGAGGCGTGGATTCTCCCACAACGACATCTACTTGGACCCCAATCTGTCAGACGCGGTTGG GAGTTTCTTGCAAAAACTGAGGAGGTAG
- the pygl gene encoding glycogen phosphorylase, liver form produces the protein MAKPLTDQEKRKQISIRGIVEVENVAELKKGFNRHLHFTLVKDRNIATPRDYYFALAHTVRDHLVGRWIRTQQFYYETDPKRVYYLSLEFYMGRTLQNTMINLGLQNACDEAIYQLGLDMEELEEMEEDAGLGNGGLGRLAACFLDSMATLGLAAYGYGIRYEYGIFNQKIRGGWQVEEADDWLRHGNPWEKARPEYMLPVHFYGRVEETKSGSKWVDTQVVLAMPYDTPIPGYMNNTVNTMRLWSARAPNDFNLRDFNVGDYIQAVLDRNLAENISRVLYPNDNFFEGKELRLKQEYFVVAATLQDIIRRFKTTKKESPGRTSFEGFPEKVAIQLNDTHPAMAIPELMRIFVDIEKLDWDTAWDLTRRTFAYTNHTVLPEALERWPVDLLETLLPRHLQIIYQINQIHLDRIAALYPEDMDKLRTMSLIEEDGCKRVNMAHLCIVGSHAVNGVAEIHSNIIKTQVFRNFSDLEPKKFQNKTNGITPRRWLLLCNPGLAELIAEVIGEDYVKELSQLQKLNDFVDDAAFIRDVSKVKQDNKVKFGQYLEQEYRVKINPASMFDVHVKRIHEYKRQLLNCLHIIVMYNRIRKNPAAPFVPRTVIIGGKAAPGYHMAKMIIKLITSVAEVVNNDPVVGNKLKVIFLENYRVSLAEKVIPATDLSEQISTAGTEASGTGNMKFMLNGALTIGTMDGANVEMAEEAGEENLFIFGMRVEDVAELDKKGYDAMLYYSKIPELKQVMDQITSGFFCPKNPELFKDLTNMLFKHDRFKVFADFEDYLKCQERVSKLYQNPKEWTKMVIKNIAATGKFSSDRTITEYATEVWGVEPTDLKIPPPSEPREAIEETARALKKL, from the exons AGGGTGTACTATCTGTCCCTGGAGTTCTACATGGGCAGGACGCTGCAGAACACCATGATCAACCTGGGCCTGCAGAACGCCTGCGACGAAGCCATCTACCAG CTCGGCCTGgacatggaggagctggaggagatggaggaggacgcGGGGCTGGGGAACGGTGGTCTGGGCAGGCTGGCAG CCTGTTTCCTGGACTCCATGGCCACGCTGGGGCTGGCTGCCTACGGTTACGGCATCAGATACGAGTACGGAATCTTTAACCAGAAGATAAGAGGCGGCTGGCAG GTGGAGGAAGCGGACGATTGGCTGAGGCACGGGAACCCGTGGGAGAAGGCGCGTCCCGAGTACATGCTGCCGGTTCACTTCTACGGCCGCGTGGAGGAAACCAAAAGCGGCTCCAAATGGGTCGACACTCAG GTTGTCCTGGCGATGCCGTACGACACGCCCATCCCCGGTTACATGAACAACACGGTGAACACCATGAGGCTGTGGTCCGCCCGTGCCCCCAACGACTTCAACCTCAGAGACT ttaACGTGGGGGACTACATCCAGGCCGTTCTGGACAGGAACCTGGCAGAGAACATCTCCCGGGTTCTCTACCCCAACGACAAT TTCTTTGAGGGGAAGGAGCTCCGGCTGAAGCAGGAGTACTTCGTGGTGGCGGCCACGCTCCAAGACATCATCCGCCGCTTCAAGACCACCAAGAAAGAGAGCCCCGGCCGGACCTCCTTCGAGGGCTTCCCGGAGAAA gtggCCATCCAGCTGAATGACACTCACCCGGCCATGGCCATCCCCGAGCTGATGAGGATCTTTGTGGACATTGAGAAGCTGGACTGGGACACG GCCTGGGACCTCACCAGGCGCACCTTTGCCTACACCAACCACACAGTCCTGCCTGAAGCTCTGGAACGCTGGCCCGTGGACCTGCTGGAGACGCTCCTGCCCAGACACCTGCAGATCATCTACCAGATCAACCAGATCCACCTCGAC AGGATCGCGGCTCTGTATCCCGAAGACATGGACAAGCTGAGGACAATGTCCCTGATTGAAGAGGACGGGTGCAAGAGGGTCAACATGGCGCACCTGTGCATCGTGGGCTCGCACGCCGTCAACGGAGTCGCTGAGATACACTCCAACATCATCAAGACTcaagt cttccggAACTTCAGCGACCTGGAGCCCAAAAAGTTTCAGAATAAAACCAACGGCATCACGCCCAGacgctggctgctgctctgcaaccCCGGGTTGGCCGAGCTCATCGCCGAG GTCATCGGGGAGGACTACGTGAAGGAGCTGAgtcagctgcagaagctgaacGACTTTGTGGACGACGCTGCCTTCATCCGCGACGTCTCTAAAGTGAAACAG GACAACAAAGTGAAGTTTGGCCAGTACCTGGAGCAGGAGTACAGGGTGAAGATAAACCCGGCCTCCATGTTTGACGTGCACGTGAAGAGGATCCACGAGTACAAGCGGCAGCTGCTCAACTGCCTGCACATCATCGTCATGTACAACC GTATAAGGAAGAATCCTGCCGCACCCTTTGTGCCACGGACAGTGATCATCGGTGGAAAG gctgcTCCAGGGTACCACATGGCCAAGATGATCATCAAGCTGATCACGTCAGTGGCTGAAGTGGTGAATAACGACCCTGTGGTGGGGAACAAGCTGAAGGTCATCTTCCTGGAGAACTACCGGGTCTCTCTGGCAGAGAAAG TGATACCTGCCACTGACCTGTCGGAGCAgatctccactgcaggaaccgAAGCTTCAGGAACAGGCAACATGAAGTTCATGCTGAATGGAGCTCTGACCATCGGCACCATGGACGGAGCCAATGTGGAGATGGCTGAGGAGGCCGGCGAGGAGAACCTCTTCATCTTCGGCATGAGGGTGGAGGATGTGGCGGAACTTGATAAAAAGGG ATATGATGCCATGTTGTACTACAGCAAGATCCCAGAGCTCAAACAAGTGATGGACCAGATCACCAGCGGGTTCTTCTGCCCCAAAAACCCAGAACTCTTCAAAGACCTGACTAACATGCTCTTCAAACATGACCG ttTCAAAGTGTTTGCAGACTTTGAAGACTACTTAAAGTGTCAAGAACGAGTCAGCAAGCTCTACCAG AATCCGAAGGAGTGGACAAAGATGGTGATCAAGAACATCGCCGCCACTGGGAAGTTCTCCAGCGACAGAACCATCACAGAGTACGCCACTGAAGTCTGGGGTGTGGAGCCCACCGACCTGAAGATCCCGCCTCCAAGCGAGCCGAGGGAGGCCATCGAAGAGACGGCCCGGGCTCTGAAGAAACTCTGA